One region of Terricaulis silvestris genomic DNA includes:
- a CDS encoding YciI family protein, whose protein sequence is MRYMFLTSGAETGLVPPQRMIDEIEKLSEREMAAGRMIARGGLAPTAMGSARLESRRGKLKLTDGPFAESKEVLGGFAIFEFATREEALASLRSFMELHREHWPEWEGVCEMRAMFGFGATSAALAQPD, encoded by the coding sequence ATGCGCTACATGTTTCTCACCTCCGGCGCCGAAACCGGGCTCGTCCCGCCACAGCGCATGATCGACGAGATCGAAAAGCTGAGCGAACGAGAGATGGCCGCGGGCCGCATGATCGCGCGGGGCGGCCTGGCGCCGACGGCGATGGGCAGCGCGCGCCTTGAATCGCGCCGCGGCAAGCTGAAGCTAACCGACGGCCCCTTCGCTGAGAGCAAGGAAGTCCTCGGCGGCTTCGCCATCTTCGAGTTCGCGACACGCGAGGAAGCGCTCGCCTCGCTCCGGAGCTTCATGGAACTGCACCGCGAGCATTGGCCGGAGTGGGAAGGCGTCTGCGAGATGCGGGCGATGTTCGGCTTCGGCGCCACCAGCGCCGCACTCGCCCAACCGGACTGA
- a CDS encoding YciI family protein, translating into MRYMYLISAIEDGKPPPQQLMDVIGKQAEQELASGRMLSQGGLLPTLMGAARVTLKQGKLSVLDGPFTESKEVLGGFAIFDFATREEALASAVDFMALHAKYGEGWEGVCEMRPMFDETGGCAAIEGVATVVA; encoded by the coding sequence ATGCGCTACATGTATTTGATTTCAGCTATCGAAGACGGGAAACCGCCGCCGCAACAGCTGATGGACGTGATCGGCAAGCAGGCCGAGCAGGAACTCGCCTCCGGCCGCATGCTGTCCCAGGGCGGCCTGTTGCCCACTCTCATGGGCGCGGCGCGCGTGACGCTGAAGCAAGGCAAGCTCAGCGTGCTCGACGGGCCCTTCACCGAGAGCAAGGAAGTGCTCGGCGGCTTCGCCATCTTCGACTTCGCTACGCGCGAGGAAGCTTTGGCCTCAGCCGTCGACTTCATGGCGCTGCACGCCAAGTACGGGGAGGGCTGGGAAGGCGTCTGCGAGATGCGGCCGATGTTCGACGAAACCGGCGGCTGCGCGGCGATCGAGGGCGTCGCAACCGTCGTCGCCTAG
- a CDS encoding TetR/AcrR family transcriptional regulator produces the protein MTAQPPSARDRILAAAIELFLAQGVEGVSVAEVCRAAGVSNGSFFHHFPSKDELALEIVLALRREYWDYLLAVMEPCSDAMEGVANVVRAAFAYQRLHPDRYRLSRSDDALWMRGQEQRFRDDNAPYRGRAGQWIANHVAAGRLPLLLPEIYGALLFGTPHWVARNAHSGAEPTDFNAAEAQLVQTVQKALKV, from the coding sequence ATGACCGCCCAGCCGCCCTCCGCCCGCGACCGTATCCTGGCGGCGGCGATCGAGCTTTTTCTCGCCCAGGGGGTGGAGGGCGTGTCGGTGGCGGAGGTCTGCCGCGCCGCCGGCGTCTCCAACGGCAGCTTCTTCCACCACTTTCCGAGCAAGGATGAACTCGCGCTCGAAATCGTCTTGGCGCTGCGGCGGGAATATTGGGATTACCTGCTCGCGGTGATGGAGCCGTGCAGCGACGCTATGGAAGGCGTCGCAAACGTGGTCCGCGCGGCGTTCGCGTACCAGCGTCTGCACCCCGACCGATATCGCCTTAGCCGCAGCGACGACGCGCTCTGGATGCGCGGCCAGGAACAGCGTTTTCGCGATGACAACGCGCCCTATCGCGGCCGTGCTGGGCAATGGATCGCCAACCACGTCGCCGCCGGCCGTCTGCCGCTGCTGCTGCCTGAGATTTACGGCGCGCTTCTGTTCGGCACGCCGCACTGGGTGGCGCGCAACGCGCATTCGGGCGCCGAACCCACAGACTTCAACGCCGCCGAAGCTCAGCTCGTGCAAACCGTGCAAAAGGCGCTGAAGGTCTAG
- the ruvA gene encoding Holliday junction branch migration protein RuvA has product MIGSLQGVVAAVGEEHVLIEVGGVGYVVQAGGRTLARLSVGATVKLFIETHVREDAIRLFGFGSEEERAWFAHLQTIPGVGAKVALGILDAMPPAVLIDAIALQDKAAFARANGVGPKLAARLATELAAKQGPKGFISGGASGIAPRNGAPVSGARAEAVSALVNLGIDQSSAARAVASASKQFDADAPAPELIRAALKEVSR; this is encoded by the coding sequence ATGATCGGCTCATTGCAGGGCGTGGTTGCGGCTGTTGGCGAGGAGCACGTGCTGATTGAAGTCGGCGGCGTGGGGTATGTGGTGCAGGCGGGCGGGCGCACGTTGGCGCGGCTCAGTGTTGGCGCGACGGTGAAGCTCTTCATCGAGACGCACGTGCGCGAAGACGCGATCCGGCTGTTCGGATTCGGCTCGGAAGAAGAGCGCGCATGGTTCGCGCATCTGCAAACCATTCCGGGCGTGGGCGCGAAAGTGGCGCTGGGCATTCTGGATGCGATGCCGCCTGCGGTGCTGATCGATGCCATCGCGCTGCAGGACAAAGCCGCGTTCGCGCGCGCCAATGGCGTCGGGCCAAAGCTTGCGGCGCGGTTGGCGACGGAGCTGGCGGCCAAGCAGGGTCCGAAAGGTTTCATCAGCGGCGGCGCGAGCGGGATCGCCCCACGCAATGGCGCGCCGGTGAGCGGCGCCCGCGCGGAGGCTGTGTCGGCGCTGGTCAATCTCGGTATCGACCAATCCAGCGCCGCGCGCGCGGTGGCGAGTGCATCGAAACAATTCGACGCGGACGCGCCCGCACCCGAGCTCATCCGCGCCGCGCTGAAGGAAGTCAGCCGCTAG
- the greA gene encoding transcription elongation factor GreA: MSRAFVKEDDDAVEDLPDRPISTAPNLVTTEGFAAIEAEVAHLTAALAAAGDDRGERARINRDLRYWTARRGSAHLQPPPADCSIVRFGCTVTADRDDGRSQTFRIVGEDEADPERGTLSHVSPLARALVGKEVGDSVRVAGHEMDITAIS; this comes from the coding sequence ATGAGCCGCGCGTTTGTCAAAGAGGATGACGACGCCGTCGAAGATCTGCCCGATCGGCCGATCTCGACGGCGCCTAATCTCGTCACCACCGAAGGCTTCGCCGCCATCGAGGCCGAGGTCGCGCACCTCACCGCCGCACTTGCCGCCGCCGGCGACGATCGCGGCGAACGCGCCCGCATCAACCGCGATCTGCGCTACTGGACAGCGCGGCGCGGCAGCGCCCACCTGCAGCCGCCGCCGGCGGATTGCAGCATCGTGCGCTTCGGCTGCACCGTGACGGCGGACCGCGACGACGGCCGCAGCCAAACCTTCCGCATTGTCGGCGAAGACGAAGCCGATCCCGAACGCGGCACGCTCTCCCACGTTTCGCCGCTAGCGCGCGCCCTGGTGGGCAAGGAAGTTGGCGACAGCGTCCGCGTCGCCGGCCACGAGATGGACATCACCGCGATCAGCTAG